One stretch of bacterium DNA includes these proteins:
- a CDS encoding NADH:flavin oxidoreductase: protein MASPFDPITINGLTLANRFVRSATWEGLADEDGASTPRLDAMMAELARGEVGLIISGYAYVAPEGRSSSRQLAAYDDRFVPGLRAMAQAVHDAGGKIALQIVHGGAFALGEERVGPSAGGEGGVPACTPLTAAGIARLVGAFREAALRAQRAGFDAVQLHAAHGFLPSAFLCPAINKRTDEYGGALANRARFLLEIARAVRAACGPGFPLLVKLNSEDFVEGGLTRGEAVEVSRMLAEAGADAIEYSGGMGLSEAKLQPPRPGARRKEDEVYYREAARLYKRAVAIPLLLVGGFRSLEVAEEVVAAGLADCVSLSRPLIREPGLVRRWRAGDRRKSACGSCNECFGG from the coding sequence GTGGCCTCTCCTTTCGACCCGATCACGATCAACGGCCTGACGCTCGCCAACCGCTTCGTCCGCTCGGCGACGTGGGAAGGGCTCGCCGACGAGGACGGGGCCTCGACGCCGCGCCTCGACGCGATGATGGCCGAGCTGGCCCGCGGCGAGGTCGGGCTGATCATCAGCGGCTACGCCTACGTCGCCCCGGAGGGACGCTCCAGTTCCCGCCAACTCGCGGCGTACGACGACCGCTTCGTGCCGGGACTGCGCGCGATGGCCCAAGCCGTCCACGACGCGGGCGGAAAGATCGCGCTCCAGATCGTCCACGGCGGCGCCTTCGCGCTCGGCGAAGAGCGGGTCGGCCCCTCGGCCGGCGGCGAGGGCGGCGTTCCCGCCTGCACGCCGTTGACGGCCGCGGGGATCGCGCGCCTCGTCGGCGCGTTCCGCGAGGCCGCGCTGCGCGCGCAGCGGGCCGGCTTCGACGCCGTGCAGCTTCACGCCGCGCACGGCTTCCTGCCGAGCGCGTTCCTCTGCCCCGCGATCAACAAGCGGACCGACGAGTACGGCGGCGCGCTGGCCAATCGCGCGCGGTTCCTGCTGGAGATCGCGCGCGCCGTCCGCGCCGCCTGCGGCCCCGGCTTCCCGCTGCTCGTCAAGCTCAACTCGGAGGACTTCGTCGAGGGCGGCCTGACGCGCGGGGAGGCGGTCGAAGTCTCGCGGATGCTCGCGGAGGCCGGCGCCGACGCGATCGAATACTCCGGCGGGATGGGGCTCTCGGAAGCGAAGCTGCAGCCGCCGCGGCCCGGCGCGCGGCGGAAGGAAGACGAGGTCTACTACCGCGAGGCGGCGCGGCTCTACAAGCGCGCGGTGGCGATTCCGCTGCTGCTCGTCGGCGGCTTCCGCTCGCTCGAGGTCGCCGAGGAGGTCGTGGCCGCGGGGCTCGCCGACTGCGTCTCGCTCAGTCGGCCGCTGATCCGCGAGCCCGGCCTCGTCCGCCGCTGGCGGGCGGGGGACCGGCGCAAGTCGGCCTGCGGCTCGTGCAACGAGTGCTTCGGCGGC